A region from the Curtobacterium sp. MCBA15_012 genome encodes:
- the rpsA gene encoding 30S ribosomal protein S1: MTTTTTKAPKQVAINDIGSADDFLAEVEKTLKFFNDGDLISGTVVKIDRDEVLLDVGYKTEGVIPSRELSIKHDVDPNEVVEVGDEVEALVLQKEDKEGRLILSKKRAQYERAWGDVEKIKESDGVVTGTVIEVVKGGLIVDIGLRGFLPASLIELRRVRDLTPYLGQELEAKILELDKNRNNVVLSRRALLEQTQSESRTTFLNNLHKGQVRKGIVSSIVNFGAFVDLGGVDGLVHVSELSWKHIEHASEVVEVGQEVTVEILEVDLDRERVSLSLKATQEDPWQVFARTHAIGQIAPGKVTKLVPFGAFVRVADGIEGLVHISELSNKHVELAEQVVSVGDEVFVKIIDIDLDRRRISLSLKQANEGVDPEGTEFDPALYGMPTEYDDKGDYKYPEGFDPETNEWLEGYDTQRTEWEGQYAAAQARWEAHKAQVAKTIADEEKGGFDLPAGASSTSTSSTPSFSSESNGQGTLADDASLAALREKLSSNN; this comes from the coding sequence ATGACAACCACCACGACCAAGGCTCCCAAGCAGGTCGCCATCAACGACATCGGCTCGGCTGATGACTTCCTGGCCGAGGTCGAGAAGACCCTCAAGTTCTTCAACGACGGCGATCTGATCTCCGGAACCGTCGTGAAGATCGACCGCGACGAGGTCCTCCTCGACGTCGGCTACAAGACCGAGGGCGTCATCCCCTCGCGCGAACTCTCGATCAAGCACGACGTCGACCCCAACGAGGTCGTCGAGGTCGGCGACGAGGTCGAGGCCCTGGTCCTCCAGAAGGAGGACAAGGAAGGTCGCCTGATCCTGTCGAAGAAGCGTGCGCAGTACGAGCGTGCGTGGGGCGACGTCGAGAAGATCAAGGAGTCCGACGGCGTCGTGACCGGCACGGTCATCGAGGTCGTCAAGGGCGGCCTGATCGTCGACATCGGTCTCCGCGGCTTCCTCCCGGCCTCGCTCATCGAGCTGCGTCGCGTCCGCGACCTGACCCCGTACCTGGGCCAGGAGCTCGAGGCGAAGATCCTCGAGCTCGACAAGAACCGCAACAACGTGGTCCTCTCGCGCCGCGCCCTGCTCGAGCAGACGCAGTCCGAGTCGCGCACCACCTTCCTCAACAACCTCCACAAGGGCCAGGTCCGCAAGGGCATCGTGTCGTCGATCGTCAACTTCGGTGCGTTCGTCGACCTGGGCGGCGTCGACGGTCTCGTCCACGTCTCCGAGCTCTCCTGGAAGCACATCGAGCACGCCAGCGAGGTCGTCGAGGTCGGTCAGGAAGTCACCGTCGAGATCCTCGAGGTGGACCTGGACCGCGAGCGCGTGTCGCTTTCGCTCAAGGCCACCCAGGAGGACCCGTGGCAGGTCTTCGCCCGCACCCACGCGATCGGTCAGATCGCGCCGGGCAAGGTCACGAAGCTCGTGCCGTTCGGTGCCTTCGTCCGCGTCGCCGACGGCATCGAGGGTCTCGTCCACATCTCGGAGCTCTCGAACAAGCACGTCGAGCTCGCCGAGCAGGTCGTCTCCGTCGGTGACGAGGTCTTCGTCAAGATCATCGACATCGACCTCGACCGTCGCCGCATCTCGCTCAGCCTCAAGCAGGCGAACGAGGGCGTGGACCCGGAGGGCACCGAGTTCGACCCGGCGCTCTACGGCATGCCGACCGAGTACGACGACAAGGGTGACTACAAGTACCCCGAGGGCTTCGACCCGGAGACCAACGAGTGGCTCGAGGGCTACGACACCCAGCGCACCGAGTGGGAGGGCCAGTACGCCGCCGCCCAGGCGCGTTGGGAAGCCCACAAGGCGCAGGTCGCGAAGACCATCGCCGACGAGGAGAAGGGTGGCTTCGACCTCCCGGCCGGCGCGTCCTCGACGTCGACCTCCTCGACGCCGTCGTTCTCGAGCGAGTCGAACGGTCAGGGCACCCTGGCCGACGACGCCTCGCTCGCGGCGCTCCGCGAGAAGCTCAGCTCGAACAACTGA
- a CDS encoding DUF885 domain-containing protein: protein MTEARPVRQPSAVDRVAEDWVSTLVDLDPTVATYIGVPGRTDGYGDTSPAGADALADAARAARRALDAAPAADDVDRVTKTDLGAELDLVLESHERQLHLRDLNVIASPAQELRDVLDLMPTATTDDWQHVAGRLHALPDALEGYRETLLQGTREQVTPARRQVALIAEQAARTGAPDGFFRQFVASAALEGGAPLPESLQAELARGAEVAAAAYRSFGGFLEHELLPLATPVDAVGREDYALHSRRFLGAVVDLDETYEWGIEELARMRDEQERIADRIESGASVARAIELLDADPARVLHGTDALQRWMQETSDASIRAMDGVYFDIADPIKRLECRIAPTQEGGIYYTGPSDDFSRPGRMWWSVPEGVTDFGTWREKTTVYHEGVPGHHLQISQAVHNRGELNTWRRQLAGPSGHVEGWALYAERLMEQLGFLDDDGDRLGMLDGQRMRAARVVLDIGVHLQKTNPDGGGWTWEYALDFMGQNVNMAPEFVQFEVARYFGWPGQAPSYKVGQRVWESIRDEVRAREGDAFDLKAFHHRALALGGVGLDTLRSALLD, encoded by the coding sequence ATGACCGAAGCCCGTCCCGTCCGCCAACCGTCCGCCGTCGACCGTGTCGCCGAGGACTGGGTGTCCACGCTCGTCGATCTCGACCCGACCGTCGCCACGTACATCGGCGTCCCGGGCCGCACCGACGGGTACGGCGACACGTCGCCCGCCGGTGCCGACGCGCTGGCCGACGCCGCCCGCGCCGCGCGTCGCGCGCTCGACGCGGCCCCCGCGGCCGACGACGTCGACCGGGTGACGAAGACCGACCTCGGTGCCGAGCTCGACCTCGTGCTCGAGTCGCACGAGCGGCAGCTGCACCTGCGCGACCTCAACGTCATCGCGAGCCCCGCGCAGGAGCTCCGGGACGTGCTCGACCTCATGCCGACCGCGACGACGGACGACTGGCAGCACGTCGCCGGCCGGCTGCACGCGCTGCCGGACGCCCTCGAGGGCTACCGCGAGACCCTCCTCCAGGGCACCCGGGAGCAGGTCACGCCGGCACGGCGGCAGGTCGCGCTCATCGCCGAGCAGGCCGCCCGCACCGGCGCCCCTGACGGCTTCTTCCGCCAGTTCGTCGCGTCCGCCGCGCTCGAGGGCGGTGCGCCGCTGCCCGAGTCGCTGCAGGCCGAGCTCGCCCGCGGCGCCGAGGTGGCCGCGGCTGCCTACCGCTCGTTCGGCGGGTTCCTCGAGCACGAGCTGCTGCCCCTCGCGACGCCGGTCGACGCCGTCGGACGCGAGGACTACGCGCTGCACTCCCGCCGCTTCCTCGGCGCGGTCGTCGACCTCGACGAGACGTACGAGTGGGGGATCGAGGAGCTCGCCCGGATGCGCGACGAGCAGGAGCGCATCGCCGACCGCATCGAGTCCGGCGCCTCGGTGGCCCGTGCCATCGAGCTGCTCGACGCCGACCCGGCCCGGGTCCTGCACGGCACCGACGCGCTGCAGCGGTGGATGCAGGAGACGAGCGACGCCTCGATCCGCGCGATGGACGGCGTCTACTTCGACATCGCGGACCCGATCAAGCGCCTCGAGTGCCGGATCGCGCCGACGCAGGAGGGCGGCATCTACTACACGGGGCCCTCGGACGACTTCTCCCGCCCCGGCCGCATGTGGTGGTCGGTGCCCGAGGGCGTCACCGACTTCGGCACCTGGCGTGAGAAGACGACGGTCTACCACGAGGGCGTCCCGGGCCACCACCTGCAGATCAGCCAGGCCGTGCACAACCGCGGCGAGCTGAACACCTGGCGCCGGCAGCTCGCCGGACCGTCGGGGCACGTCGAGGGCTGGGCGCTCTACGCCGAACGCCTGATGGAGCAGCTCGGCTTCCTCGACGACGACGGCGACCGGCTCGGCATGCTCGACGGGCAGCGGATGCGTGCCGCGCGGGTCGTGCTCGACATCGGCGTGCACCTGCAGAAGACGAACCCGGACGGCGGCGGCTGGACGTGGGAGTACGCGCTCGACTTCATGGGCCAGAACGTCAACATGGCGCCCGAGTTCGTGCAGTTCGAGGTCGCCCGGTACTTCGGCTGGCCCGGGCAGGCGCCGTCGTACAAGGTCGGCCAGCGCGTGTGGGAGTCGATCCGCGACGAGGTCCGGGCGCGCGAGGGCGACGCGTTCGACCTCAAGGCGTTCCACCACCGCGCGCTCGCACTCGGCGGCGTCGGGCTCGACACGCTCCGGAGCGCACTGCTCGACTGA